One genomic window of Lytechinus variegatus isolate NC3 chromosome 1, Lvar_3.0, whole genome shotgun sequence includes the following:
- the LOC121406603 gene encoding adhesion G protein-coupled receptor E2-like, with product MTLCVSLFLAQCLLLFGGMVSSASQHLCTVFAAASHFSWLTVFTVSTMIAFDLSRTFGSHANIRVSTANLRLLTGYLSLAFGLPFLFVSFTLTLSILKGKDLDFHYGKQSSCWIGDGLAILFVFGVPVLFLLCLNLLFFVKTVHGIAKSKKIGMTLHEGKKACSYTEELLKIAIKVSSIMGFTWLFGFVAAFSKQEALWYIFIILNSCQGLYIFLAFTATRKVCHMWRDLLLKKLYGRRPDVGSEMRLRTKSEQSLVQTVSV from the exons ATGACACTATGTGTGTCCCTATTCCTCGCACAGTGTCTTCTGCTCTTCGGAGGAATGGTTAGCAGCGCATCGCAGCATTTGTGCACAGTGTTTGCTGCTGCATCCCACTTTTCATGGTTGACTGTCTTTACCGTCTCCACGATGATCGCCTTTGATCTCAGCCGGACCTTTGGATCCCATGCAAACATTAGGGTATCGACAGCAAACCTAAGATTGCTTACAGGTTACCTATCACTGGCCTTTGGGTTGCCATTTTTGTTTGTGAGCTTCACCCTTACTCTCAGTATCCTCAAAGGCAAAGATCTCGACTTTCATTACGGTAAACAATCGTCTTGCTGGATCGGAGATGGGTTGGCCATCCTTTTTGTATTTGGCGTTCCTGTCTTATTCTTGCTCTGTCTTAACCTGCTGTTCTTTGTGAAGACAGTCCATGGCATTGCAAAAAGCAAGAAGATCGGAATGACCCTTCATGAAGGAAAGAAAGCCTGCAGTTATACTGAAGAACTTCTCAAGATCGCAATAAAG GTATCTTCTATAATGGGCTTCACATGGCTCTTTGGATTTGTGGCTGCATTCAGTAAGCAGGAAGCTCTCTGGTACATCTTTATCATCCTCAACTCTTGTCAGGGTCTGTACATCTTTTTGGCTTTCACAGCTACCCGAAAGGTTTGCCACATGTGGCGGGACCTCCTGCTCAAGAAGTTATACGGTAGGAGACCTGACGTCGGATCTGAGATGAGACTGCGGACAAAGTCAGAACAAAGCTTAGTTCAAACAGTATCAGTATGA
- the LOC121415577 gene encoding protein white-like, translated as MDRRLEELPLLGRDSLNTNGIPRYRNHSSITVPPQSQLTLSWKDLVVNHHPSRGIMGRLRREKPPPMKRILKGVSGVADPGTLTALMGSSGAGKTTLLNVLNQRGLAGLEVKGHVYLNGIPISEYGMQSSKLIGYVQQHDILPGELTVKEYLTFCAQLTMSKYLSNEAKVAKVDEILEEFSLRKCQDTVIKGKQSVSGGERKRVSVATKLFAEPKLLFLDEPTTGLDSYMAALLVSNLRSLAEQGYNIICTIHQPSTEVFNMFDQLLLLADGTISYFGPRSESISYFSNIGYDCPETYSPADYFIALLAIVPGQEVGCLDRVQRIAEEYKKSSFETEARRRLAIDLSRNAKVEDFTSDAQDIGYQAGWFKQLWYVMWRGFIYLKRNPALLRTRAMFVAFMCIVMLLIYWNPKAIYDQSRLSAVQGLLYFCCANFTFVNASRILVVLPHELPLMIREHLDGMYSMTAYFLGTFISQCSLGVALMVLSVTAVYFLGGLEPRLDTFLVCLLVLMLAYLINVGFVAMQSVIWEKPGRTVTVTTPQIFVMNVLGGFYINPRSIPIYIQPILYIDWLPWSYEILNVNQWEHVDHIECEWSNPSACSNTGQDVIYRYGFSPSNQVFDYAILCGQVLLYHSLTLIILKLKMKYKWSG; from the exons ATGGATCGCAGACTAGAAGAGTTACCTCTGCTGGGGAGAGACAGTCTCAACACCAATGGAATCCCGCGATATCGTAATCACTCGTCGATCACCGTTCCACCGCAGTCACAGCTTACACTTTCATGGAAGGATCTGGTGGTCAACCACCATCCCTCTCGCGGGATCATGGGCCGACTACGGAGGGAAAAACCGCCACCGATGAAAAGGATTTTGAAAGGAG TTAGCGGTGTAGCAGACCCCGGTACACTCACAGCGTTGATGGGAAGCAG TGGCGCCGGTAAAACTACTCTGCTGAACGTCCTCAATCAGAGAGGGTTGGCGGGTCTcgaagtcaaaggtcatgtgtACCTCAACGGAATCCCAATCAGTGAATATGGCATGCAAAGCAGCAAACTTATTGGCTACGTACAACAGCATGACATTCTCCCCGGTGAACTCACAGTCAAGGAATACCTCACATTTTGT GCTCAACTCACAATGTCTAAATACCTTTCAAATGAAGCAAAGGTGGCTAAAGTAGATGAAATCTTAGAAGag TTTTCGTTACGTAAGTGTCAGGACACGGTAATAAAAGGAAAGCAATCCGTATCAGGAGGAGAAAGAAAGCGAGTGTCAGTGGCGACTAAG CTGTTTGCCGAGCCAAAATTGTTGTTCTTGGATGAGCCAACCACGGGTCTGGATTCCTACATGGCTGCTCTTCTGGTTAGCAACCTTAGATCATTAGCTGAACAGGGCTACAACATCATCTGCACCATCCATCAGCCTTCAACCGAAGTCTTCAACATGTTCGATCA ATTGCTTCTTCTCGCTGACGGAACCATTTCCTACTTCGGTCCACGCTCGGAGagtatatcatatttcagcaaCATTGGGTACGATTGTCCAGAAACCTACTCACCCGCGGATTACTTCATCGCCCTCCTGGCCATTGTTCCTGGTCAAGAGGTGGGGTGCCTCGATCGCGTCCAA AGGATTGCAGAAGAATACAAAAAGTCTTCCTTTGAAACCGAGGCTCGGCGACGACTTGCCATTGATTTGAGTAGGAACGCCAAAGTGGAG GATTTCACTTCTGATGCGCAAGATATAGG GTACCAGGCAGGATGGTTCAAACAGCTTTGGTATGTTATGTGGAGAGGATTCATCTACCTCAAAAGAAACCCTGCCCTCTTGCGTACGAGAGCCATGTTCGTAGCG TTCATGTGCATCGTAATGCTTCTCATCTACTGGAATCCGAAAGCCATCTACGACCAGTCTCGATTGTCTGCAGTCCAGGGTCTGCTCTATTTCTGTTGCGCAAACTTCACCTTCGTCAACGCGTCGAGGATTTTGGTG GTTCTGCCTCATGAACTGCCATTGATGATTCGCGAGCATTTGGATGGCATGTATTCTATGACTGCTTATTTCCTTGGAACCTTCATATctcag TGCTCTCTTGGTGTAGCATTGATGGTTTTATCTGTGACGGCGGTGTATTTCCTTGGCGGTCTGGAGCCCCGTTTGGATACCTTCTTGGTCTGTCTCCTCGTACTGATGCTCGCATACCTCATTAACGTTGGTTTTG TTGCCATGCAGTCGGTTATCTGGGAGAAACCGGGACGAACGGTTACAGTGACTACCCCTCAGATCTTCGTGATGAACGTCCTAGGTGGATTCTACATCAACCCTAGATCTATTCCCATCTACATACAACCTATCCTTTATATTGATTGGTTGCCTTGGTCCTACGAGATTCTCAACGTCAACCAATGGGAACATGTCGATCATATCG